In the genome of Streptococcus mitis, one region contains:
- a CDS encoding bactoprenol glucosyl transferase — MSRNNPILYIVIPCYNEEQVLPHTNPMFVEKIEQLVKKEEIHPHSKIMYVNDGSKDRTWELIESYAKSISSVVGVSQSRNRGHQSSVLAGMYEAIQFADIVITIDVDGQDDINCMDKMIEEYKSGSEIVYGVRDNRDTDSAFKRITAEGFYKVLHLFGAEVVFNHADYRLVSKRFLKELEKFTEVNLFLRGLMPLVGFKYSYVLYKRHERIAGESHYPLSKMLGLAMDGITSLSIKPIRLITSLGVLTSLFSFLLIIWVIWSKFAGTVVAGWASTYAIVSLLGGVQLISLGVIGEYIGKIYLETKHRPRYIISERTFDKDSTL; from the coding sequence ATGAGTAGAAATAATCCAATTTTATATATAGTTATTCCGTGTTACAACGAAGAGCAGGTCCTACCACATACTAATCCAATGTTCGTTGAAAAAATTGAACAATTAGTAAAGAAAGAAGAAATACATCCCCATAGTAAAATCATGTATGTAAATGATGGAAGTAAGGATCGGACTTGGGAACTGATAGAAAGTTATGCTAAATCCATCTCTTCTGTGGTTGGTGTATCACAAAGTCGTAATAGGGGTCATCAAAGTAGTGTCCTTGCAGGGATGTATGAAGCTATTCAGTTTGCTGATATTGTCATTACCATTGATGTCGATGGACAGGATGATATTAACTGCATGGATAAGATGATTGAAGAATATAAAAGTGGTTCTGAAATTGTATACGGTGTACGTGATAACCGTGATACGGACTCTGCTTTTAAACGAATTACAGCCGAAGGTTTTTATAAAGTGTTACACCTATTTGGAGCAGAAGTTGTTTTTAATCATGCTGATTATCGCTTGGTTTCTAAAAGATTTTTGAAGGAATTAGAAAAATTCACTGAAGTGAATCTATTTCTTCGTGGTTTAATGCCTTTAGTTGGTTTTAAATATTCTTACGTTTTATATAAGCGCCATGAACGAATTGCTGGTGAGAGTCATTATCCACTATCTAAAATGCTTGGTTTAGCTATGGATGGTATTACCAGTTTATCAATCAAACCGATTCGTTTGATTACAAGTCTTGGTGTTTTGACGTCACTCTTTAGTTTTCTGTTAATTATTTGGGTTATATGGAGTAAGTTTGCTGGTACGGTTGTGGCTGGTTGGGCAAGCACCTATGCAATAGTTAGTTTACTTGGCGGAGTACAATTGATTAGTTTGGGAGTAATTGGTGAGTATATTGGAAAGATTTACCTAGAAACGAAACATCGTCCTAGATATATTATTAGTGAACGTACTTTTGATAAGGATAGCACTTTATAG
- a CDS encoding acyltransferase codes for MKNRIGYIDMSKGLAIILVIIGHSSFVPNNAKLLLYSFHIPLFFFLSGFTLNVRKYETFSGYCLNKVKSLVIPFFLLNGFVFLFQLFVMYPDQVLSFDILHFIKQLLISDRLHIYFQLWFLNVMFLAHVFSYFILKRRWNLSQWMIIILSLLVLVYLGQKVYEREYYVIWNIDLVPVALIFILLGVCTKNHLHQLEKYFSIYFLPVGLILTNYSSKLNYRVSGYQIVDLYYQQIGNHFLFYLAAISGIWSVLIFFKTLPESSIMKSIGQKTLIYYGVHSPIVLVLVEKLLKELSFRYTGIFVNQYITTVFVVILTILGCELIVRIFRGTNFPFGVKRLGEE; via the coding sequence ATGAAGAACCGAATTGGTTACATAGATATGTCTAAAGGTTTAGCAATTATATTAGTTATCATTGGACATAGTAGCTTCGTTCCAAATAATGCAAAGTTGCTTCTCTATTCATTCCACATACCGTTGTTCTTTTTCTTATCTGGTTTTACTTTGAATGTTAGAAAATACGAAACCTTCTCAGGCTATTGTTTAAATAAGGTAAAGAGTTTAGTTATTCCTTTTTTCTTGCTAAATGGTTTTGTTTTTCTATTTCAACTTTTTGTCATGTACCCTGATCAGGTTCTGAGTTTTGATATTCTTCATTTTATAAAACAGTTACTGATTTCAGATCGTTTGCATATTTATTTTCAATTATGGTTTTTGAATGTGATGTTTTTGGCTCATGTTTTCAGTTACTTTATTTTAAAGAGAAGATGGAATTTGAGCCAGTGGATGATAATAATCCTATCTCTCTTGGTTTTAGTCTATCTCGGACAGAAGGTATATGAGAGGGAGTACTATGTAATTTGGAATATTGATTTAGTTCCTGTTGCTCTGATTTTCATCTTGCTGGGAGTATGCACTAAGAATCATTTACACCAATTAGAAAAGTATTTTTCAATTTACTTTTTACCGGTTGGACTTATTCTTACCAATTATAGTAGTAAACTAAACTATCGAGTGAGTGGCTATCAAATTGTTGATTTGTATTATCAGCAAATTGGGAATCATTTCTTATTTTACTTGGCAGCTATTTCAGGAATTTGGAGCGTTCTCATATTTTTTAAAACACTTCCAGAGAGTTCCATTATGAAATCAATCGGACAAAAAACATTAATTTATTATGGAGTGCATTCTCCGATAGTTCTGGTATTAGTAGAAAAATTACTCAAAGAATTGTCTTTTAGATATACTGGAATTTTTGTCAACCAATATATAACGACAGTTTTTGTAGTTATATTAACAATTTTGGGTTGTGAATTGATAGTCAGGATATTTAGGGGAACCAACTTTCCTTTTGGGGTAAAAAGATTAGGAGAAGAATGA
- a CDS encoding cation transporter, whose protein sequence is MKQSISNLKLAERGAIISISTYLILSAAKLATGHLLHSSSLVADGFNNVSDIIGNVALLIGIRMARQPADRDHRFGHWKIEDLASLITSIIMFYVGFDVLRDTIQKILSREETIIDPLGATIGIISAVIMFVVYLYNTRLSKKSNSKALKAAAKDNLSDAVTSLGTTIAILASSFNYPIVDKLVAIIITFFILKTAYDIFIESSFSLSDGFDDRLLEDYQKAIMEIPKISKVKSQRGRTYGSNIYLDITLEMNPDLSVFESHEIADQVESMLEERFGVFDTDVHIEPAPIPEDEILDNVYKKLLMREQLIDQGNQLEELLADDFVYIRQDGEQMDKEAYKDEKELNSAIKDIQITSISQKTKLICYELDGIVHTSIWRRHETWQNIFHQETKKE, encoded by the coding sequence ATGAAGCAATCTATCTCAAATCTCAAGTTAGCTGAACGTGGGGCCATTATCAGTATTTCGACCTACCTAATTTTGTCTGCAGCAAAATTGGCAACTGGCCACCTCCTTCATTCATCCAGTTTGGTGGCCGATGGTTTTAACAACGTGTCGGACATCATTGGAAATGTTGCCCTCTTGATTGGGATTCGAATGGCGCGCCAGCCTGCCGACCGTGACCACCGTTTTGGCCACTGGAAGATTGAGGATTTGGCTAGCTTAATCACTTCCATCATCATGTTTTATGTTGGCTTTGATGTGCTGAGGGATACCATTCAAAAAATTCTCAGTCGTGAAGAAACGATCATTGATCCTCTGGGTGCAACTATAGGAATCATTTCTGCAGTGATTATGTTTGTGGTCTATCTCTACAATACTCGCCTCAGTAAGAAATCCAACTCCAAGGCACTCAAGGCTGCTGCTAAGGACAATCTTTCTGATGCTGTTACTTCACTTGGTACTACAATTGCCATCCTGGCTAGCAGTTTCAATTATCCTATTGTAGATAAACTGGTCGCCATTATCATTACTTTCTTTATCTTGAAAACTGCTTATGATATCTTCATTGAGTCTTCCTTTAGCCTTTCTGATGGCTTTGACGATCGTCTGCTTGAGGACTACCAAAAGGCTATCATGGAAATTCCCAAAATCAGCAAGGTCAAATCGCAAAGAGGTCGCACCTACGGTAGCAACATCTACCTGGATATCACGCTGGAAATGAATCCTGACTTGTCTGTTTTTGAGAGTCACGAGATTGCGGATCAAGTCGAGTCTATGCTGGAGGAACGTTTTGGCGTCTTTGATACCGATGTCCATATCGAGCCCGCACCTATCCCTGAAGATGAAATTTTAGACAATGTCTATAAAAAATTGCTCATGCGTGAACAATTGATTGACCAAGGAAATCAACTGGAAGAACTCTTGGCTGATGATTTTGTCTATATTCGACAAGATGGAGAGCAGATGGATAAAGAGGCCTATAAGGACGAAAAAGAGTTGAATTCAGCTATCAAGGACATTCAGATTACTTCTATCAGTCAGAAAACCAAACTCATCTGCTATGAATTGGATGGAATTGTCCATACCAGTATCTGGCGTCGCCATGAAACTTGGCAAAATATCTTTCATCAAGAAACCAAAAAAGAATAG